In the Ursus arctos isolate Adak ecotype North America unplaced genomic scaffold, UrsArc2.0 scaffold_30, whole genome shotgun sequence genome, one interval contains:
- the C1QL3 gene encoding complement C1q-like protein 3 — protein sequence MVLLLVILIPVLVSSAGTSAHYEMLGTCRMVCDPYGGTKAPSTAATPDRGLMQSLPTFIQGPKGEAGRPGKAGPRGPPGEPGPPGPVGPPGEKGEPGRQGLPGPPGAPGLNAAGAISAATYSTVPKIAFYAGLKRQHEGYEVLKFDDVVTNLGNHYDPTTGKFTCSIPGIYFFTYHVLMRGGDGTSMWADLCKNNQVRASAIAQDADQNYDYASNSVVLHLEPGDEVYIKLDGGKAHGGNNNKYSTFSGFIIYAD from the exons ATGGTGCTGCTGCTGGTCATCCTCATCCCGGTGCTGGTGAGCTCGGCCGGCACGTCGGCGCACTACGAGATGCTGGGCACCTGCCGCATGGTCTGCGACCCCTATGGGGGCACGAAGGCACCCAGCACCGCCGCCACACCTGACCGCGGCCTCATGCAGTCCCTGCCCACCTTCATCCAGGGCCCCAAAGGCGAGGCCGGCAGGCCAGGGAAGGCGGGCCCGCGTGGGCCCCCCGGTGAGCCCGGGCCGCCGGGTCCCGTGGGCCCTCCGGGCGAGAAGGGCGAGCCCGGCCGCCAAGGCCTGCCGGGCCCGCCCGGGGCGCCCGGCCTGAACGCGGCCGGGGCCATCAGTGCCGCCACCTACAGCACGGTGCCCAAGATCGCCTTCTATGCCGGCCTCAAGCGGCAGCATGAAGGCTACGAGGTGCTCAAGTTCGACGACGTGGTCACCAACCTCGGTAACCACTACGATCCCACCACGGGCAAGTTCACCTGCTCTATCCCGGGCATCTACTTCTTCACCTACCACGTCCTGATGCGCGGAGGGGACGGCACCAGCATGTGGGCTGATCTCTGCAAAAACAACCAG GTGCGAGCTAGCGCCATTGCCCAAGACGCGGATCAGAATTACGACTATGCCAGTAACAGTGTCGTTCTTCACTTGGAGCCAGGAGACGAAGTCTACATCAAATTAGATGGCGGGAAAGCCCACGGAGGAAATAACAACAAATACAGCACATTTTCTGGATTTATTATTTACGCTGACTGA